The Sphingomonas naphthae nucleotide sequence CGCCGCGCGCGCGCGTCGAGGATGCCGAGGCGCCGGCCATGGCGGAGGCGGGCCGCCCGCGCGACTATCTCGATGGCTTCCTGGCGGCCAAGCCGGCGGTAATCGCGGAAGGGGAACCGGGCGGATCGATCTACGACGGCGTGATCGATGCGCTGAAGGAAATCTACGATCCCGAAATCCCGGTGAACATCTACGAACTGGGCCTGATCTACGGCGTGGACGTGACGACCGACAATCATGTCGTGGTGACGATGACGCTGACGACACCCAATTGCCCGGTGGCGGAATCGATGCCGGGCGAGGTGGAATTGCGCGTCGGCGCGGTGCCGGGGGTGGGCTCGGCCGAAGTGAATCTGATCTGGGACCCGCCGTGGGACCCGCAGAAGATGTCGGACGAAGCGAAGCTCGAACTGGGGATGTTGTAAGGCTGAAGGGTGCAAAAGTGACCCGTTCGTCCTGAGCGAAGTCGAAGGACGTGCGACTGGACGCCCCGCTTGGGGCACGTCCTTCGACTTCGCTCAGTACGAACGGATTTTAAGGCGGCGCACGGGCCGTTTGGAAGGATAGATCAAGATGGCCACCACCCTTCGCGCCCGCCCGGCGGCGCTGAACCTCACCCCGTCCGCACATGCGCGGATCGCCGCGCTCATGGCGGAGGCGCCCGAGGGGGCGGTGGGCGTCAAGCTCTCCACCCCGCGCAAGGGCTGTTCGGGCCTCGCTTATTCGGTCGATTACATCACAGCCGCCGATCCGTTCGACGAGAAGATCGTCACCCCCGGCGGCGATTTCTACGTCGATGGCGGATCGATCCTTTATCTCATCGGATCGACGATGGACTGGGTGGAGGATGATTTCACCGCCGGCTTCGTCTTCCAGAATCCCAACGCCAAGGGCAGCTGCGGCTGCGGCGAGAGCTTCACGGTTTGATGATGCGCCTAACGGCGCGGGCTGGTGCCGCCCATCCGCGTGAGCGGATCGAATCCTAAAAATCCACCGTCGCCGATAGCCAGAGCCGGCGCGGCTCCTGCAGGTTGGTGTAGGCCGAGGCGTAGATCGTCTGCGTCCCGCTCTGATAGGGCAGGAAGCCGGTGAAATCTTTGTCGAACACATTGTAGAGTGCGGCGCCCAGGCGGATCACCGGGGTTAGCTGGTAATTGGCGCCCAGGTGAAACAGCGCATAGCCCTTGTAGCTGCCCAGCGCCGTCTGCTCCGCGCCGCGCCCGCGATAGCGCTTCGATCGGATTTCGGAGCGCGCCCAGGTCGTCAGCGCGTCGGTCAGCTTCCAGCGCAGATTGCCGTTCACCATATGCCTGGGCGTGTTGACCAGCGGCTCGCCCGCCTCCGTGCCGCTCTTCTGCTCGCTTTCGGTATAAGTGTAGTTGAGCGATAGCGAGACGGCCGGCGTGAAGGCGAACTTCACCGCCACTTCGCCACCCCGCGTCACCGCCTTGTCCACGTTGACCGTTTGGCCGAAATTCTCCGCGCGCGGGAATTCGCCGAGATCGAGGCAACCCGGTCGGTTGCGCTGCACGCTCCAGGTGCAGTTGGGGATCGGCGCGCCGGTCGCGATCTTGTCCTTGAAGCGGTTGTTGAAGACAGTGGCGTTGCCGCTGACGACGCCGCCGTCGTCATAATAGACGCCCACTTCCATCGAGGTGCTGGTCTCGGGCTTCAGCCCCGGCGTGCCGATCAGCGGAATGGTGCCCTGCCCGCCGAAGCCGACGATGCCCGGCGCGATCTGGTCGAGGCGCGGCGTCTTGAAGCCCCGGCTGACCCCGCCCTTCACGGTGAAGGCGTCGCTGGTGTTCCACACCGCGTAGATGCGCGGCGAGAGCTTGCCGCCAAACGTCTCGTGATCGTCGTAGCGCGCGCCCAAGGTCACCTTGAAGCGATCGACCAGCTTCACCTCGGCCTCGCCGAACAGCGCCCACTGGACGAATTCGTACTTATCGACGGCGACGCCATCGACCATCTCGGCCTGCCAATATTGCCCGCCGACGGTGGCGGTAACGGGCCCCAGCGGCACGACCGCGCGGCTGTCGGCGATGCTGTTGGTCGCCGTCAAGCCGCGCGGATCGCCGGCGACCTTGCCGGGGGTGCCGGGCGGGATGGTGCGGCCGAACGTCTCGGTGATGTTGCGCGTCAGGGTCGTGTCGATCTGCGCGAAGCCCGCGCGCCAGCTGTGCGCCAGCACATAATTGTCCCGGTTGAACCTCATCTCCGGGCCGTAACCGCCCTGCACCGTGCCGGTGCCGAGCTGCGAGTCCGAATTGTCATACCATTGCCGGTTAATATCCGCCTCGAACCAGAGGTCGTGATCGACATGCGGGGTCATCGACAGGCGGCCGCCCAAGGTGTGCGTGCGCGACTTGACCGGTGCCGGCCCGCGCTTGCTCACCTCCGCTTCGGTGCCGGTGATCGTCTCGTAGGTGATGTCGGCGGCCTCGCGGCGGAAATAGCTGCCGCGCACCGAAAGGCCGATCAGATCCCTGACCAGCGGCCCATGCAGATAGGCGTTGCCCGAATAGATGTTGCCGAACTGGCCATCCTCCTGAAGCGTCGCCTCGCCGGTGACGGTGCCCGCCCAGCGCGTGCCGACCTTGCGGGTGATGAGGTTGACCACGCCGCCCATCGCGTCCGATCCGTAGAGCGTCGACATCGGCCCGCGCACCACCTCGATCCGGTCGATCGCGGAGAAGGGCGGCAGGAAGCTGGTCGAGGTCTCGCCGAAGCCGTTGGGCGTTACGTTGCCCGGCGCGTTCTGGCGGCGTCCATCCACCAGGATCAGCGTGTAATCGCTCGGCATGCCGCGGATCGAGATGTTGAGCCCGCCGGTCTTGCCCGCCGTCTGGCCGACGTCGATCCCTTCCACGTTGGTCAGCGCCTCGGCGAGGCTGCCGAAGCGGCGCTCCTGCAATTCGGCGCGATTGAGCACGCTGATGCTGGCCGGCGCGTCGCGGATCTTCTGCTCGAAGCCGGCGGCGGTCACCACGATTTCGTCGGGGTCGCTCACCTCGGGCGCGGGCGCCACCGTCGCCGGTGCGGCCAGCACGAGGGCGGGGCAGAGCGACAGCGCAAGCGCGCTGGTCAGCGCCAGATGGCGTGTATGGGCGTGCAGCATTTCGTCCCCCGATAATGCGATTGATTAGCAATTGCGGGGTGCGTTGGTGGGTGAGGGCCGGACCGTCAATCGCGGGTTGCGGCGCGAAAAGGTTCTTAACGGAACCGACATCCGCGCATAATCGACAGGCGCTTTCGGGAAATGTTGGGGGCTATTCGCCGCAGTCGAGCTTCACCGTCGCCGTCTGGCGCTGCCTGCCCCAGATGGCTGTGAGGGTGACCTTGCCGGCGCACTGGATGTTCGGCACCCACAACGGGCTCACCACCGGATCGCGATAGGGGATCGAGAGGTAGGGGAAGGTGCGTTTCGCCAGCACCTTGCCCGCCGTGTTGGTGGCCGTCAGGGTCAGCGGCACCTCGCTATTCTCCCCCATGTCGCGCCCCGCCGGCATCCGCACCGCGACGCTGACGATCATGTCCTCGGCTGGCTCCTTCGTGTCGCCTTCGCCGGCACCCGTATTCCAGCCGACGAATTTGGCGGGCGAGGCGATGTTGGCCGAGAGCGTGCCGGTCGTCTTGTAATAGAGCTGGGCGCGGATCGGG carries:
- a CDS encoding SUF system Fe-S cluster assembly protein; this translates as MSDGIERQELDAAPPPPPRARVEDAEAPAMAEAGRPRDYLDGFLAAKPAVIAEGEPGGSIYDGVIDALKEIYDPEIPVNIYELGLIYGVDVTTDNHVVVTMTLTTPNCPVAESMPGEVELRVGAVPGVGSAEVNLIWDPPWDPQKMSDEAKLELGML
- a CDS encoding HesB/IscA family protein, producing MATTLRARPAALNLTPSAHARIAALMAEAPEGAVGVKLSTPRKGCSGLAYSVDYITAADPFDEKIVTPGGDFYVDGGSILYLIGSTMDWVEDDFTAGFVFQNPNAKGSCGCGESFTV
- a CDS encoding TonB-dependent receptor domain-containing protein, whose amino-acid sequence is MLHAHTRHLALTSALALSLCPALVLAAPATVAPAPEVSDPDEIVVTAAGFEQKIRDAPASISVLNRAELQERRFGSLAEALTNVEGIDVGQTAGKTGGLNISIRGMPSDYTLILVDGRRQNAPGNVTPNGFGETSTSFLPPFSAIDRIEVVRGPMSTLYGSDAMGGVVNLITRKVGTRWAGTVTGEATLQEDGQFGNIYSGNAYLHGPLVRDLIGLSVRGSYFRREAADITYETITGTEAEVSKRGPAPVKSRTHTLGGRLSMTPHVDHDLWFEADINRQWYDNSDSQLGTGTVQGGYGPEMRFNRDNYVLAHSWRAGFAQIDTTLTRNITETFGRTIPPGTPGKVAGDPRGLTATNSIADSRAVVPLGPVTATVGGQYWQAEMVDGVAVDKYEFVQWALFGEAEVKLVDRFKVTLGARYDDHETFGGKLSPRIYAVWNTSDAFTVKGGVSRGFKTPRLDQIAPGIVGFGGQGTIPLIGTPGLKPETSTSMEVGVYYDDGGVVSGNATVFNNRFKDKIATGAPIPNCTWSVQRNRPGCLDLGEFPRAENFGQTVNVDKAVTRGGEVAVKFAFTPAVSLSLNYTYTESEQKSGTEAGEPLVNTPRHMVNGNLRWKLTDALTTWARSEIRSKRYRGRGAEQTALGSYKGYALFHLGANYQLTPVIRLGAALYNVFDKDFTGFLPYQSGTQTIYASAYTNLQEPRRLWLSATVDF